A part of Sebastes umbrosus isolate fSebUmb1 chromosome 21, fSebUmb1.pri, whole genome shotgun sequence genomic DNA contains:
- the thtpa gene encoding thiamine-triphosphatase isoform X1 gives MPNYLDLRTCLVKMSVEVERKFLCNADTLKTLEEIGAVCVGQLQFCDQYFDTPKFDLTLRDMWLRKREACWELKCPTTVNGTEETSGEQSKAAALCSRYKEITNLPEIQLRVKEVIQDVCEDRETEASHSQEEDSWLSKINLVCFAKFTTDRRSFTLEEEGVQIDLDQADFGYHVGEIEVLVPEGGDVQSALEKIERTAGKLGLTGDKRVEGKMHVYLQRNHPEHYAKLLREHIL, from the exons ATGCCGAATTACTTGGATTTAAGGACTTGTCTTGTGAAG ATGAGTGTGGAAGTGGAAAGAAAATTTCTGTGCAATGCTGACACTCTGAAAACACTGGAGGAGATCGGGG CAGTGTGTGTTGGTCAGCTGCAGTTTTGTGACCAGTACTTTGACACCCCCAAGTTTGACCTGACTCTGAGAGACATGTGGCTGCGTAAACGTGAAGCATGCTGGGAGTTAAAGTGCCCGACGACGGTCAACGGGACAGAAGAGACGTCTGGGGAACAATCTAAAGCGGCAGCACTGTGTTCCCGCTACAAGGAGATAACCAATCTGCCTGAAATTCAACTGAGAGTGAAAGAGGTCATACAAGATGTTTgtgaggacagagagacagaggcaaGCCACTCACAGGAGGAGGATTCTTGGCTGAGCAAAATTAATCTAGTGTGCTTCGCAAAGTTTACAACAGATCGGCGGTCATTCACTTTAGAGGAGGAAGGGGTGCAGATAGATCTCGACCAAGCTGACTTTGGCTATCACGTGGGAGAGATAGAGGTCCTAGTTCCAGAGGGAGGAGATGTGCAGTCTGCCTTGGAGAAGATCGAAAGAACGGCTGGAAAGCTGG gTCTGACTGGAGATAAGCGAGTTGAAGGGAAAATGCATGTTTACCTCCAGAGAAATCACCCAGAGCACTATGCTAAACTACTGAGAGAACATATTTTGTAA
- the thtpa gene encoding thiamine-triphosphatase isoform X2 — translation MPNYLDLRTCLVKMSVEVERKFLCNADTLKTLEEIGVCVGQLQFCDQYFDTPKFDLTLRDMWLRKREACWELKCPTTVNGTEETSGEQSKAAALCSRYKEITNLPEIQLRVKEVIQDVCEDRETEASHSQEEDSWLSKINLVCFAKFTTDRRSFTLEEEGVQIDLDQADFGYHVGEIEVLVPEGGDVQSALEKIERTAGKLGLTGDKRVEGKMHVYLQRNHPEHYAKLLREHIL, via the exons ATGCCGAATTACTTGGATTTAAGGACTTGTCTTGTGAAG ATGAGTGTGGAAGTGGAAAGAAAATTTCTGTGCAATGCTGACACTCTGAAAACACTGGAGGAGATCGGGG TGTGTGTTGGTCAGCTGCAGTTTTGTGACCAGTACTTTGACACCCCCAAGTTTGACCTGACTCTGAGAGACATGTGGCTGCGTAAACGTGAAGCATGCTGGGAGTTAAAGTGCCCGACGACGGTCAACGGGACAGAAGAGACGTCTGGGGAACAATCTAAAGCGGCAGCACTGTGTTCCCGCTACAAGGAGATAACCAATCTGCCTGAAATTCAACTGAGAGTGAAAGAGGTCATACAAGATGTTTgtgaggacagagagacagaggcaaGCCACTCACAGGAGGAGGATTCTTGGCTGAGCAAAATTAATCTAGTGTGCTTCGCAAAGTTTACAACAGATCGGCGGTCATTCACTTTAGAGGAGGAAGGGGTGCAGATAGATCTCGACCAAGCTGACTTTGGCTATCACGTGGGAGAGATAGAGGTCCTAGTTCCAGAGGGAGGAGATGTGCAGTCTGCCTTGGAGAAGATCGAAAGAACGGCTGGAAAGCTGG gTCTGACTGGAGATAAGCGAGTTGAAGGGAAAATGCATGTTTACCTCCAGAGAAATCACCCAGAGCACTATGCTAAACTACTGAGAGAACATATTTTGTAA
- the thtpa gene encoding thiamine-triphosphatase isoform X4, giving the protein MSVEVERKFLCNADTLKTLEEIGVCVGQLQFCDQYFDTPKFDLTLRDMWLRKREACWELKCPTTVNGTEETSGEQSKAAALCSRYKEITNLPEIQLRVKEVIQDVCEDRETEASHSQEEDSWLSKINLVCFAKFTTDRRSFTLEEEGVQIDLDQADFGYHVGEIEVLVPEGGDVQSALEKIERTAGKLGLTGDKRVEGKMHVYLQRNHPEHYAKLLREHIL; this is encoded by the exons ATGAGTGTGGAAGTGGAAAGAAAATTTCTGTGCAATGCTGACACTCTGAAAACACTGGAGGAGATCGGGG TGTGTGTTGGTCAGCTGCAGTTTTGTGACCAGTACTTTGACACCCCCAAGTTTGACCTGACTCTGAGAGACATGTGGCTGCGTAAACGTGAAGCATGCTGGGAGTTAAAGTGCCCGACGACGGTCAACGGGACAGAAGAGACGTCTGGGGAACAATCTAAAGCGGCAGCACTGTGTTCCCGCTACAAGGAGATAACCAATCTGCCTGAAATTCAACTGAGAGTGAAAGAGGTCATACAAGATGTTTgtgaggacagagagacagaggcaaGCCACTCACAGGAGGAGGATTCTTGGCTGAGCAAAATTAATCTAGTGTGCTTCGCAAAGTTTACAACAGATCGGCGGTCATTCACTTTAGAGGAGGAAGGGGTGCAGATAGATCTCGACCAAGCTGACTTTGGCTATCACGTGGGAGAGATAGAGGTCCTAGTTCCAGAGGGAGGAGATGTGCAGTCTGCCTTGGAGAAGATCGAAAGAACGGCTGGAAAGCTGG gTCTGACTGGAGATAAGCGAGTTGAAGGGAAAATGCATGTTTACCTCCAGAGAAATCACCCAGAGCACTATGCTAAACTACTGAGAGAACATATTTTGTAA
- the thtpa gene encoding thiamine-triphosphatase isoform X3, with product MSVEVERKFLCNADTLKTLEEIGAVCVGQLQFCDQYFDTPKFDLTLRDMWLRKREACWELKCPTTVNGTEETSGEQSKAAALCSRYKEITNLPEIQLRVKEVIQDVCEDRETEASHSQEEDSWLSKINLVCFAKFTTDRRSFTLEEEGVQIDLDQADFGYHVGEIEVLVPEGGDVQSALEKIERTAGKLGLTGDKRVEGKMHVYLQRNHPEHYAKLLREHIL from the exons ATGAGTGTGGAAGTGGAAAGAAAATTTCTGTGCAATGCTGACACTCTGAAAACACTGGAGGAGATCGGGG CAGTGTGTGTTGGTCAGCTGCAGTTTTGTGACCAGTACTTTGACACCCCCAAGTTTGACCTGACTCTGAGAGACATGTGGCTGCGTAAACGTGAAGCATGCTGGGAGTTAAAGTGCCCGACGACGGTCAACGGGACAGAAGAGACGTCTGGGGAACAATCTAAAGCGGCAGCACTGTGTTCCCGCTACAAGGAGATAACCAATCTGCCTGAAATTCAACTGAGAGTGAAAGAGGTCATACAAGATGTTTgtgaggacagagagacagaggcaaGCCACTCACAGGAGGAGGATTCTTGGCTGAGCAAAATTAATCTAGTGTGCTTCGCAAAGTTTACAACAGATCGGCGGTCATTCACTTTAGAGGAGGAAGGGGTGCAGATAGATCTCGACCAAGCTGACTTTGGCTATCACGTGGGAGAGATAGAGGTCCTAGTTCCAGAGGGAGGAGATGTGCAGTCTGCCTTGGAGAAGATCGAAAGAACGGCTGGAAAGCTGG gTCTGACTGGAGATAAGCGAGTTGAAGGGAAAATGCATGTTTACCTCCAGAGAAATCACCCAGAGCACTATGCTAAACTACTGAGAGAACATATTTTGTAA